TCACCGGCGGCCGCAACGGCAACGGGCTGCTCGCCGCGCTGGCCGCCGCGCCCGCGCGGGACGCGATCGACTGGGCCCGGCTCGACCTGTGGTGGGGTGACGAGCGGTTCCTGCCCGAGGGCGACCCGGACCGCAATGTCACCCAGGCCCGTGCGGCCCTGCTGGACTCCGTCCCGCTGGATCCGGAGCGGGTGCACGCCATGCCCGCCTCGGACGGGCCGCACGGCACCGACGTGGAGGCGGCGGCCGCCGCGTACGCCAAGGAGCTGGGCCGTGCGGCGGGGCCGGAGAACCGCGGCGCGGTGCCCGCGTTCGACGTGCTGATGCTGGGCGTCGGCCCGGACACGCACGTGGCGTCGCTCTTCCCGGAGCTGCCCGCGGTGCGCGAGACCGAGCGCACGGTGGTCGGCGTGCGCGGCGCGCCCAAGCCGCCGCCCACCCGGGTCACCCTCACCCTGCCCGCGATCCGGGCGGCCCGTGAGGTGTGGCTGCTGGCGGCCGGCGAGGACAAGGCGAACGCCGCGGCGATCGCCCTGTCGGGCGCGGGCGAGATCCAGGCCCCGGCAGCGGGCGCCCGGGGCCGCTCCCGCACCCTGTGGCTGCTGGACACGGCGGCGGCCTCCCAGCTGCCCCGCTCGCTGTACCCGCCGGCGACGCCGTAGGCGGGTGGGCACAGGCACGCGAAGGGGCGGCGGAAAACCGGGTTCTCCGCCGCCCCTTCGCCGCAGGGCTATTTGACCGAGCCGGCCATCACCCCCTGCACGAAGTGCCGCTGGAAGGCGAAGAACACCGCCACCGGGACCACCAGGGAGAGGAACGCGCCGGGGGCCAGGACGTCGATGTTGCTGCCGAACTGGCGGATCTGCGACTGGAGTTCCACGGTCAGCGGCTGGGCGGTGCTGTCGGCGAACAGCAGGGCGACCAGCATGTCGTTCCACACCCAGAGGAACTGGAAGATGGCGAGGCTGGCGATGGCCGGGCGGCCGACGGGCAGGACGAGGCGGGTGAAGATGCGCCACTCGCTGCCGCCGTCCATGCGGGCGGCCTCCAGCATCTCCTTCGGGATCTCGGCGAAGTAGTTGCGCAGCAGGAACACCGCGAACGGCAGGCCGTAGGCCACGTGGAAGAGGACCACGCCGGGGATCGTGCCGAACAGGCCGAGCTGGCCGAAGAGTTTGGCGACCGGGAGCAGGCCGATCTGGACGGGGACCACCAGCAGGGCCACCACGAGCAGGAACAGCGGTTCGCGCAGCGGGAAGTCCAGCCAGGCGAAGGCGTAGCCGGCGAGTGCGGCGATCACCACGACCAGGACGGTCGCGGGGACCGAGATCAGCACCGTGTTCCAGAAGGCCCGGGTGATGCCCGCGTTGTCCAGCAGGGCGGCGTAGTTGTCGAAGGAGAGCTGGCCGGGGCTGGTGAAGACGGTCCACCAGCCGCCCGTCGCGGTGTCCTCTGCGGACCGCAGGGAGGAGAGGAACAGCCCGGCGAGCGGGGTCATCCAGACGAGGCCGGTCACCACGAGGAAGGCCTGGACGAGCCCGTTGCCCAGTCCGCGCCGGATCGCGTTCATCGCTGACTCCTTCGGAAACGGCGGACGTTGAAGACCATCGCCGGGACGACCAGCAGCAGGAGCAGGACGCCGAGCGCGCTGCCGAGGCCCTGGTTGTTGCCGCCGCCGAACGACACCAGCCACATCTGTGTGGCGAGCACGGTCGCGTCCTCCTGCACGGGGCCGGGCGCGATGATGTAGACGAGGTCGAACACCTTCATCACGTTGATGACCAGGGTCACGAAGACGACCGTGAGCACGGGGGCGAGCAGCGGGACCGTGATCCGGCGGAAGATCTGCCACTCGTTGGCGCCGTCCATCCGCGCCGCCTCCAGGGCGTCCCGGGGCAGCGTCGACAGGCCCGCGCCGATCAGCACCATCGCGAAGCCGGTCCAGATCCACAGGTACGCCCCGATGATCGCGGGGGTGACGAGGGCCGGGCCGAGCCAGGAGACGCCCTCGTAGGGCGGGGCGAAGTTCGCGGCGGGCAGTGCGACGGTGTACGAGCCGTCGGGCAGGCCGTCGAAGCGGAACGAGCCGTCGGGCGCCGTGGTCGTGGAGGCGACCACCTCGCCGTCGCGCACCGCCTCGACCCGCATGTCCGGCAGTCCGCTCTCGCGCCGGTCGACCTGGCCCTGCTCCCCTCCCCCGCCGGGCGTGAAGTCGAGGTAGACGACGCCGCTCAGTTCGCCGGGGCCGGAGGTGCGGCCGGCCGCGGCGTGGGCGGGTTCGGCGCCGTCGGGCAGGTCCTTCGGCTGGACGCCGACCAGGCCCAGCGTCACCGTGTCCCCCGGAGTCAGGGCCGCGGTGGTGCGGTAGGCGCCGTCGGGTTCCTTCGTCAGGCCCTGGCCGTCGCGGGCCCGGGCCGTCGGGTAGGTGGAGGTGCCGGTGAAGGCGTCGTGGACGGAGACCACGGCGGCGTTGAGCACGCCCTTGTCGGGGTCCTCGTCGTAGGCGAGCCGGAAGATGATGCCGGCGGCGAGGAAGGAGACCGCCATCGGCATGAAGAGCAGCAGCTTGAAGGCGGTGGCCCAGCGGACCTTCTCCACCAGCACGGCGAGGATCAGACCGAGGCCGGTCAGCAGGGTCGGCGCGACGACGACCCAGATGGCCGTGTTGCGGACGGCCTTGAGGGTGGCGGGGTCGCGGAACATCTCGGTGTAGTTCTCGCCGCCGACGAACCGGTTCCCGGAGGCGTCGAAGAAGCTGCGGCCGACCGAGAACAGCACCGGGTAGACGACGAGGGCGCCCAGCAGGAGCAGCGCGGGGAGGACGAAGAGCAGGGCGACGACCCGGCCCCGGCGCCGCGGGCGCCGGCGGACGCCGGCGGACGCGGCGGCCGGACGGCTCGCCTCTTTCACGAGGGTGGCGGTCATGTCAGCCCCGGTACGCCTTGGCGGCCGCGGCTTCGAGCTGCGCCGCGGTGGCCTTCGGGTCCGACGGGTCGCGCAGGAAGTCCTGGAGGATCTTCCACTCGCCGGTGCCCTTGGTGCCGCCGAAGGCCGCGGGGGCCTGGTCGGACATGTCGAAGCGGACCGAGTCCCCGGCGGCGACGAGGGACTTGGCGGTGGCCCGGGTGACGTCGTCGCCGTAGGCGGCGAGGTCGAGCTTCCTGTTCGGCGAGAGGAAGCCGCCGGCCTCGGCCCACACGGCCGCGGCCTCGGGGGTCGCGAGGTACTCCACGAGCGCCATGGCGGCCTTCTGGTTCTTGCCGTCCTTCAGGACGACCGCCGCGTCGCCGCCGCTGACCACGGGCGCCTTGCCGCCGCCGACCGCGGGGAAGGGGAAGAAGTCCGCGTCCTCGCCGATCGTCCTGCCGAACTGGTCCTTGGCGACGCCGGCCACGAAGTCGCCCTCGTAGACCATGCCCGCCTCGGGCTGCGGTCCGAACACCTTCTCCACCGAGCCGGGGAAGTCGGTGTTCAGGGCGCCCTTCTGGCCGCCCGCGATGAGCTGCCTGTCCTTGAAGAGCTTGCCGAGCGTGGTGAGGGCCTCGACGACGGAGGCGTCCGTCCACTTCAGCTCGTGCGCGGCGAGGGCGTCGTACTTCTCGGGCCCGGCCTGGGACAGGTAGACGTTCTCGAACCAGTCGGTGAGGGTCCAGCCGTCCTGTCCGGCGACCGAGAAGGCGGCGAGCCCGGAGTCGGAGACGGTCCGTCCGGCCTTCAGCATCTCGTCGTACGTCTTCGGCGGCTTCACGCCCGCCTGGGCGAGGGCGTCGGGGCTGTACCAGACGGTCGACTTGTGGGCCGCCTTGAAGTAGAGGCCGTACAGCGTGCCGTCGACGCTGCCGTACTCCTTCCACACGGGGGCGAGGCCCGCGTCGACGGACTGCTCGGTCTTCTTCGACAGCGGCTTGAGCCAGCCCTGTTCGGCGAACTGCTTCAGGACGCCGACCTGCGGGACCATCACGACGTCGGGAGCGTTGCCGCCCTCGATCTTGCTGCCGACGACGGTGGAGACGTTGTCGCCGGTGGACACGAACCGGGTGCCGGCGCCGGTCTTCTCGGTGAAGGCGTCCAGCACCTTCTGGAAGTTCTTCTGCTCGGTGCCGGACCAGACACCGGCCACGGTGACCGTCTGGCCGCTCAGCGCCTGGTCGCCGCCGCCCGCGCTGACGGGCCCGCCGCCGCAGGCGGTCGCGCCGAGCGCCAGGGCGAGGGCGGTGCAGGTGGTGAGCAGGGTGGTACGTCGTCGCATCATCGTTGATGTCCCTTCGATGGGTGGGAGGTGACGTGGACGGGGCTCAGCTGTCGGCGACCCACCAGGCCGCCGTCGAGCCGGGCAGGCTCCCGGGCGGGCAGGGGCCGCTGGACAGCAGCGGGGTGCCGGGGACCGGCGCGGGTACGGGGGCGGTGCCGAAGTTGACCGCGCAGACCAGGCCGTCGCCGCGGACGAAGGCCAGCACGCCGGGCGGGGAGTCCAGCCAGCGCAGGGTGCCCTCGCCGAGCTGGGGCAGGGCGGCGCGCAGCTGGAGGCCGTCGCGGTACAGGTGCCAGAAGGAGCGGGTGTCGGCGAGGGCCCGCTCGGTGGCGTACTCGGCGAAGTAGTCGGGCTGCGGCAGCCACGGCTTGGCGCTCTCGGCGCCGGAGGTGAAGCCGAACGGCGAGGCCTGTCCGGACCACGGCAGGGGCACCCGGCAGCCGTCGCGGATGCGGGCGCGGCTGCCGGTGCGGCGGAAGATGGGGTCGGTGAGCACGTCGTCGGGCAGGTCGACGACCTCGGGCAGGCCCAGTTCCTCGCCCTGGTAGATGTAGGCGGCGCCGGGGAGGGCCAGCATCAGCAGGGCGGCGGCGCGGGCGCGGGCGGCGCCGAGGCCGCTGCCGCCGGGGGCGGGTTCGCCGTAGCGGGTGACGGTGCGGACCTGGTCGTGGTTGTTGAGGACCCAGGTGACCGTGGAGCCGGTGCCGGCGATGTCGTCCATGGCCTCGGAGATGACCTTGCGGAAGGCGTCGGGGTCCCAGGGGGCGCCGAGCAGGTCGAAGAAGAAGGCCTGGTGGAGTTCGTCGGGTCGGACGTACTGGGCGTGCTCGCGGGCGGTGGGGACGGACACCTCGCCGACCAGCAGGCGTTCGCGGCCGTCGCGGGCGGCGTACTCGTCGCACACGGACCGCCAGTGCCGCCACACGTCGTGCACCTCGGGCCGGTTCCAGGCGAGCGGGTTGACCGAGTCGCGGGTGCGGGCGTCGGCCTCGGGGTCGTCGGAGTCGGGCAGCTCCGGGTGCTTGTAGAGGCCGGCGGCGACGTCGATGCGGAAGCCGTCGACGCCCCGGTCGAGCCAGAAGCGCAGGATCCGGTCGAACTCGGCGGGTATCTCGGGGTTGCGCCAGTTCCAGTCGGGCTGCTCGGGCGTGAACATGTGCAGGTACCACTGGCCGGGGCGGCCGTCCGCCTCGGTGACCCGGCTCCAGGCGGGGCCGCCGAACATGGCGTGCCAGTTGTTGGGGGGCTCGCTGCCGCCGGGGCCGCGTCCGTCGGCGAAGTGGAAGCGGGCGCGGGCCGCGCTGCCCGGCGGGGCGGCCAGCGCCTCGCGGAACCACGGGTGGGCGCTGGAGCAGTGGTTGGGGACGATGTCGAGGAGCACCTTGATGCCGAGCCGGTGCGCGGCGGCCACCAGCCCGTCGAACTCGGCGAGGTCGCCGAAGAGCGGGTCGACGTCGCAGTAGTCGGCCACATCGTAGCCGTGGTCGGCCTGCGGGGAGGGGTAGAACGGGCTCAGCCAGATCCCGTCGACGCCGAGCTTCTTCAGGTACGGCAGCCCGGCGCGGACGCCCGCGAGATCGCCGACTCCGTCGCCGGTGCTGTCCAGGAAGCTGCGGACGTAGACCTGGTAGATCACCGCGTCCCGCCACCAGTGGTACTTACTCAACATGCATGCATGTTAGGTAGGCGTGTCGGAGGGGTGTCAACGAAGAGAACGGAAGATACTGACCAGTTGGGGCGTCAAATCGGGACGAATGCGGGCATGCCGAAGCCAGTTGAGATATCGCCGTTACCTAACAAGTAACTAGTGGCTGGAGACGGCCGCCAGCTCCCGTGCCAGCCTGCGCACCGCGGCCCCGGGCGTCTGCCGCCCGGTCAGCGCGTCCTGCACGGCGGCCTGCACCACCAGGCTGACCTGGTCGTAGTGCGGGCTCTTGGGGCGCGGCGCGGCCCTGAGCACGCTCTCGCGCAGGGTCGGCAGGTAGGGGAAGGCCCGCACGAGGGCGGGATCGTCGTAGAGCGCGGCCCGCACCGGCGGCAGCGCGCCCCGCGTGAGCACCTGGCGCTGCACGGACTCGCTGGTGAGGTACGCGATCAGGCGCGCGGCCGAGTCGGGGTGGCGGGCACGGCTGCTCACGGCCAGGTTGGAGCCGCCGAGCACACTGGTGCCCGGTCCGTCCGGTCCCGGCAGCGGCACGGCGCCGATCCTCCCGGCGACCTTCGAGCCCTCCCCGGAGGCGACGGCGTACGCGTACGGCCAGTTGCGCAGGAAGAGCAGCCGGCCGTCCTGGAAGGCCTGCTTGGACTCCTCCTCCTTGTAGCCCAGCGCCGCCCTCGGGATCCAGCCCTCGCGTACCCCGCGCGCCAGGAACCCGATGCCCTCGCGGGCCGCCGCCGAGTCCACGGTGACCCGCTCGCCCTCGTCGCCGAGGATCGTGCCGCCCGCCGAGTAGACGGCCTCGGCCGCGTTGACGGTCAGGCCCTCGTACGGCAGGAACTGTCCGGCGTAGCCGCCGAGCCCGTGCCGGGGCGCGATGGTCTCGGCCTGGTGCTCCAGCTCGGCCCAGGTGCGCGGCGGCGGGACGCCCTCGGCGGCCAGGACGTCCTTGCGGTAGAGGAGCAGCCCGGCGTTGGTGACGTACGGGACGGCGTACAGCCGCCCGTCGTAGGTCGCGGTGCCGACGACGGGCCGCAGGAAGCTCCCCAGCGCGAACCGCTCACGCGGCAGGGGGCGGATCCAGCCCGCCGCGGCGAACTCCGGGGTCCAGTTGACGTCGATGTTGAGGACGTCGAACCGGCCGCCGCCGCCGGCCCGCAGGTCGGTGGCCATCTGGGCGCGGGTCTCGTCCGCCGAGTCGGGCAGTTCCACGAGGGTGACCCGCTCACCGGGGTGGGCGCGGTTCCAGCCGTCCAGCAGGGGGCCCAGATAGCCGGTGAGATCGCCCGCGGTGGCCAGGGTGAGCGGACCGCGCCCGCCGCCGCCCTGCCCCTCCCGCGCCTGCGCGCCGGACGTGACGTAGCCGGTCAGGAGGACCACGAGGACGAGAAGGCCCCTACCCGCGGCACGCGTCCACCGCATAGGTTCCTCCCTGTACACCGGCCACGGGCGCCCTCGCCCGGGTCAGAGGCCATGTATACCTGTTAGGTATGGGCGATACTAGGGCCTGGAACACATTACGCACAGGGTGAGGACAGGAGGACTGCACGAGTGCGCCTGCCCCTCCTGGCACTCCTCGCGCGCGGCCCGGCCCACGGCTACGAGCTGAAGCAGGACCTTGAGCAACTGCTGGGGTCCGCGTACCCTCAGCCGAACGTCGGCCAGATCTACGTCACCCTCGGCCGCCTCGAGAAGCAGGGGCTCATCGAGGGCGAGGACGTCGCGCAGTCCAGCCGGCCCAACAAGAAGGTCTACCACCTCACCGACGCCGGGCGGGAGGCACTGCGCGCCTGGTTCGAGGAGCCCGAGGACGAGCCCCGGGTGCGGGACGAGTTCTTCATGAAACTGGCCCTCGCCCCGCAGACCGGCATCGCCGACCAGATCGCCCTGATCAACAAGCAGCGGCGGCAGTACCTGAACACCATGCGGCAGCTGTCGAAGCTGGCCGCCGCCGAAGACCGGGACAACCGCATCGCGCACCTGCTGATCGAGGGCGCGATGCTGCACCTGCAGGCCGACCTGGACTGGCTGGAGAGGTGCCAGGAAGAGCTGGAGGAGCTGGAATGAGCGACGTTTCCGCTCCCGTGCTGCGCGCCGAGGCCCTGGTGAAGACGCACCTCGGCGAGGGCGCGCCCGCCCGTGCGGTGCGCGGGGTCGACCTGTCCGTGCGGGGCGGCGAGTTCGTGGCGATCACCGGGCCGTCCGGCGCCGGCAAGTCGACCCTGCTGCACCTGCTCGGCGGGCTCCAGCGGCCGGACAGCGGCAGCATCTGGCTGGACGGCGAGTGCGCCGACACCTGGAGCGAGGCCCGCTGGGCGGTGGAGCGGCGCAAGCGGATCGGGATCGTCTTCCAGTTCTTCAACCTGGTGTCGAACCTGTCCGTCGCCGACAACGTCGAGCTGCCCGCGCTGCTCGCCGGGGTGCCGCCCAGGCGGGCCCGCGCCGAACGCGAGGAGCTGCTGGCCGAGCTGGGCCTCACCGGCAAGGAGCGCAGCATGCCCGGTGAGCTGTCCGGCGGCGAGCAGCAGCGGGTCGCGCTCGCCCGCGCCCTGGTCAACCAGCCGCCGCTGCTGCTCGCCGACGAACCCGCGGGCAGCCTCGACAGCAAGGGCACCCGCGAGGTCATGCGGCTGCTGTCCCGCTTCCACCGGCGCGGCCAGACGATCCTGCTGGTGACGCACGACGCCCGGCTGGCCAGTGCCGCGGACCGGGTGATCAGCTTCTTCGACGGACGGATCGCCGACGACGCGGAACTGGACGGCGGCCCCGCGCCCCGCCGGTCCGGGATATCCGGTGTGCTGGAGCTGAAGGACTGAGATGCCGGTACACGACCGCCGCCCGACGTCCGGGCCGAGGGGCTGAGGGCCCGTGCGAGCCACCCTGCGCTGGGCGCACTCCGATCTGCGCACCCACCGCGGCGAGGCGGTGTTCCTCGTCCTCGCCACCGCCGGTGTCGTCGCCTCGCTGCTGCTGGCCACGGCCCTGTTCGGATACGCCACCAACCCCTGGCAGCGGGTGTTCGCCCAGGCTCGCGGCGCCCATGTGTGGCTGCACACCGACGAGTCGGCCGACCTGCGCGCCCTGGCCCGGCTGGACGGCGTCGAGTCCGTCGCCGGGCCCTACCGCACCGCCTCCGCCACCGTCGCCGCGCGCGGCAGCCGCGCCTCCGTCGAGCTGCGCGCCGGCTCCGCCGAGGTGCCGTCCGTGGGCCGTCCGCTGCTCGTCTCCGGGCGCTGGCTCGACCCGGCCGTACCCGACGGCGTGGTCCTGGAGAGCCGGCTCGCCGGCGCGCTGCTCGCCGGGCCCGGCGACACCCTGACCCTGCCCGGCACCGCCCGCAGGCTGACCGTGGTGGGCGTCGCCGACAGCGCCGAGCCGCACTACCGCCCCGGCGAGCGGCCGGGCCTGGTCTGGGCGCTGCCGTCCGCGGTGCCCAGCCCGGACGCGCAGGTCGTCGGGCTGCGGCTGACGGATCCCGGGGACACCGGGTACGCCGTCCAGCGCGCCGTGACGGTGCTGGGCGCGGGGGCGATCGGCGAGGTGTCCACCTGGCAGCAGGCCCGCGCCGAGGCACAGGGCGGCAACCGGCTGCTCGGGCAGGTGCTGGGGCTGTTCGGGCTCGGCGCGCTGATCGCTGCCGGGCTCGCGGTGCACGGGGCGATCGGCACCCGGATCCGCGGCCACCTGCGGGACATCTCCGTGCTGAAGGCGATCGGCTTCACCCCCGGACAGGTGGTCCGGATCTTCCTCCTCCAGCATCTGGCGTACGCCGTGCTGGGCGCCGTCGCCGCCGCAGCCCTCACCGAGGCCCTGGGCAGCCGGATACCGGGGCGGCTCGGCGACGCGGTCGGCGTGTGGCAGGGGCTGCCCGGGCACACGGCGGCGCTCGTCGCAGTACCGGTGGCCGCGGTGCTGTTCATCGGGGCCACCACCGGGCTCGCCGCGTGGCGGGCGGGCCGGGTGCCGCCCGTGCCGCTGCCGCTGCCCGCCGCGCCGCTGGGCGGGCGGGCCGCGGGGGCACCGGGCCGGGGACCCGGCCCGCGCACCGCCGCCTCGGCGGCCGCCGCGCCGGGGGCCGGACGGCCGGGCGCCGTGCGCGGGCTCCTCGCCGCGGTCCGGGGCGGGACGTCCGGGGTCCGGCTGTCCGCGGTGGCGCGGCGTGCGCTGGCCGGACGGGTGCTCGGGGTGCGGCTGCCGCCCCCGCTGGTGCTCGGCTGGCACCAGGCGTTCGCCCGGCGCCCGCGGTCGCTGGGCACCGTGGCGCGGCTCGCCCTGCCGCTGCTGCTGATCGTGGTCGCGATGAGCGCGTGGACCACCATCGACCGGTTCCACCGAAGCCCGGAACGGATCGGGCTGCCGGCCGCGCTGACCGTCCGCGCGGACGCGGGCCTGGGCGACCGGGACGCCCGTGCCCTGCTGGCCCGCGACCCGGGGGTCGCCGCCGCCTATCCGGGCGTCGAGGTCGCCGCGCTGGTCCCCGGCCAGACCGCGACCATCGCCCTGCGGGGCCTCGGCACCCGCGCCGAGCCCTACCCGTACGCCCTGGCCGAGGGGCGCGCCGCGCGCGGACCCGACGAGGCGGTGGCCGGGCAGGGGCTGCTCGACCTGCTGGACGTACGGGTCGGCGACTGGGTGCGGATGACCGTCGGGGACCAGCCGCAGATCCTGCACATCGTGGGCCGCAGCATCGAACCGGAGAACGCCGGACGCGTCGTCTCCACGTCCCTGGACACCCTGCGCGAGAACGACCCCGGCCTGCGCCCGAGCCTCTACCAGCTGCGCCTGCGCCCCGGCGCCGACCCGCACGAGGTCGCCGGCCGGCTCACCGCGGCCGGGCTGGGCCGGCTGGACGTGCACACCGTGACGAACCCCGCCGACGGGCTCTCCGCGCTGCGCGGAGTGGTCCTCGGACTGATCGCCGTGCTCGCCCTGATCGGGCTGGTCGAACTGCTGACCGCGATCGGCGGTGCCGTCCGCGAGGGCGAGCGCGATCTGCTGGCGCTCAAGGCGATCGGGTTGTCACCCCGCCAGATCACCGCGATCACGGTGACCTCGACCGGCTGCACCGCGCTCGCCGCCGTCCTCCTCGGTACGGCCCTGGGACTGCCGCTCGCGCACTGGCTGATCGACGTCCAGGGCAGGTCGAGCGGCATCGGCGCCGGCATCGCCCAGTCGCCCTCGGCCTGGCTGCTGGCGCTGTTCGGGGCGGCCGCCGTACTGGGCGCGGCGGGGCTCGCCGCCCTGCCGGCGGCCCGGGCGGCACGCCGCCGGCTCGCCGACACGCTGAGCGCGGTCGCCTGAGACCGGCGCGCCCTAGGGTGCGCCGTAGGGGTTGCCCTGCGGCGGGGCGTACGGGGTGCCGTTGCCGTAGGGGTCGCCCTGCGGCGGATGCGGTGCGGGACCGTAGGGGTTGCCGTAGGGGTTGCCCTGTTGCGGGACGTACGGCGGTGCCGTGGGCGGCATCGGGGGCGGCGGGCCCGGCACCCGCGGCAGGGTGGCCGGGTGGGCGGCCAGGCGGATGCCGTAGCGCTGCTCGAGGCGGCCCATCTCCAGCAGGGCGATACCGGTGACCGTCAGCGGGGCGCCCAGGATGAAGACGACGCCCATGGCGAGGCTGAGACCGTGCAGGTCACCGGTGACCAGGTCGGGGACGGCCATCAGCCAGGTGGTCACCGTGGCCAGCAGCGGCGGCAGGCAGCGGTGGACGCCGGCGGTGCCGAAGAAGTTGCCCGAGACGTGCACCGCCCCGCGGACGACGAGGGCGGTGAGCCAGAGGGCCACCGGGGCGAGCAGCAGCACCAGGAACCCGGCCCCGCCCGCCAGCCGCCACACGAAGACGGTCAGCACGATCGTGCCGACGAACGCCAGCAGCAGCTTCAGCGAGTTGAGCAGCGGCACCCTGAGCGCCCGGACCGTGCCGCCGCGCCGCCAGACGTAGAGCATCACCCCGACCGTCAGCGGGGTGATGAACAGCAGCACGACCGAGGCGGTGAGCATGTTCTCCAGCACCTCCTCGAAGGCGAAACCGCCCTCCACGAAGGTGTAGACGCCGACCGCGGCGACCGTCCCGGCGATCAGCCGGACCTTCTTCAGCGTGTCCACGGCCGGGTCCAGCGAGTCCGGGATCCAGGCCGGGTGGAACACCGCCCGCGCGGCCTGCTTCGGCCGCAGCCAGTCCCGCGGCGCCAGTGTGCCGCCCGTCCAACTGCCCTGTCGCGTCGTCACGTCGTGCTCCCCCGAGCGATCGCGTTCATGATCATCGGGGAGTGTACGGGAAGCGGGGTCCGGGCGCCGCCCGCTTCCCGTGGCGGCGGTCCTCAGCCGCGGCCGCGCAGCCGGCGGTACTTGGCGACCAGGGCCCGGGTGGAGGGGTCGAGGCCGGGGACGTCGGCGCCCTCGGTGAGCGCGGGCTCGACGCGCTTGGCGAGCACCTTGCCCAGCTCGACGCCCCACTGGTCGAAGGAGTCGATGTTCCACACCGCGCCCTGCACGAACACCTTGTGCTCGTACAGCGCGACGAGCTGGCCGAGCACCGACGGGGTCAACTCGCGGGCGAGGATCGTGGTCGTCGGACGGTCGCCCTTGAACGTCCGGTGCGCGACCAGCTCCTCCGGCACGCCCTCGGCCCGCACCTCGTCCGGCGTCTTGCCGAACGCCAGCGCCTGGGTCTGGGCGAAGAAGTTGGCCATCAGCAGGTCGTGCTGCGCCTTCAGCTCGTCGTCGAGTTCGGCGACCGGCTCGGCGAAGCCGATGAAGTCCGCCGGGACGAGCTTGGTGCCCTGGTGGATGAGCTGGTAGTAGGCGTGCTGGCCGTTGGTGCCGGGGGTGCCCCACACCACCGGCCCGGTCTGCCAGCCGACCTCCTGCCCGTCCCGGTCCACGGACTTGCCGTTGGACTCCATGTCGAGCTGCTGGAGGTAGGCGGTGAACTTGGACAGGTAGTGGCTGTACGGCAACACCGCGTGCGACTGGGCGTCGTGGAAGTTGTTGTACCAGATGCCCAGCAGGCCCAGCAGCAGCGGCGCGTTGGCCTCCGGGGGCGCGGTGCGGAAGTGCTCGTCGACCAGGCGGAAGCCGTCCAGCATCTCCTGGAAGCGGGCCGGTCCGATGGCGATCATCAGGGACAGGCCGATCGCCGAGTCGTAGGAGTACCGGCCGCCGACCCAGTCCCAGAACTCGAACATGTTGGCCGTGTCGATGCCGAAGTCCGCCACCTTCCCGGCGTTCGTCGACAGCGCCACGAAGTGCCTGGCCACGGCCTCCTGACCGGCGTTCAGCCCGCGCAGCAGCCAGTTGCGGGCCGAGGTGGCGTTGGTGACCGTCTCGATGGTGGTGAAGGTCTTCGACGCGACGACGAACAGCGTCTCGGCCGGGTCCAGGTCGCGCAGGGCCTCGTGCAGGTCGGCGCCGTCCACGTTGGAGACGAAACGGACCGTCAGATCGCGGTCGGTGTAGCTGCGCAGCGCCTCGTACGCCATCGCGGGGCCGAGGTCGGAGCCGCCGATGCCGATGTTGACGACGTTGCGGATGCGCTCGCCGGTGTGGCCGGTCCACGCCCCGGAACGGACCCGCTCGGCGAAGTCGGCCATCCGGTCGAGGACCGCGTGCACACCGGGCACCACGTTCTCGCCGTCGACCTCGATCACCGCGTCGCGCGGCGCCCGCAGCGCGGTGTGCAGCACCGCCCGCCGCTCGGTCGTGTTGATCCGCTCGCCGCGGAACATGGCGTCCCGCAGCCCGAACACACCGGTCGCCGCCGCCAGCTCGCGC
Above is a genomic segment from Streptomyces glaucescens containing:
- a CDS encoding ABC transporter substrate-binding protein, whose translation is MRWTRAAGRGLLVLVVLLTGYVTSGAQAREGQGGGGRGPLTLATAGDLTGYLGPLLDGWNRAHPGERVTLVELPDSADETRAQMATDLRAGGGGRFDVLNIDVNWTPEFAAAGWIRPLPRERFALGSFLRPVVGTATYDGRLYAVPYVTNAGLLLYRKDVLAAEGVPPPRTWAELEHQAETIAPRHGLGGYAGQFLPYEGLTVNAAEAVYSAGGTILGDEGERVTVDSAAAREGIGFLARGVREGWIPRAALGYKEEESKQAFQDGRLLFLRNWPYAYAVASGEGSKVAGRIGAVPLPGPDGPGTSVLGGSNLAVSSRARHPDSAARLIAYLTSESVQRQVLTRGALPPVRAALYDDPALVRAFPYLPTLRESVLRAAPRPKSPHYDQVSLVVQAAVQDALTGRQTPGAAVRRLARELAAVSSH
- a CDS encoding PadR family transcriptional regulator yields the protein MRLPLLALLARGPAHGYELKQDLEQLLGSAYPQPNVGQIYVTLGRLEKQGLIEGEDVAQSSRPNKKVYHLTDAGREALRAWFEEPEDEPRVRDEFFMKLALAPQTGIADQIALINKQRRQYLNTMRQLSKLAAAEDRDNRIAHLLIEGAMLHLQADLDWLERCQEELEELE
- a CDS encoding ABC transporter ATP-binding protein; protein product: MSDVSAPVLRAEALVKTHLGEGAPARAVRGVDLSVRGGEFVAITGPSGAGKSTLLHLLGGLQRPDSGSIWLDGECADTWSEARWAVERRKRIGIVFQFFNLVSNLSVADNVELPALLAGVPPRRARAEREELLAELGLTGKERSMPGELSGGEQQRVALARALVNQPPLLLADEPAGSLDSKGTREVMRLLSRFHRRGQTILLVTHDARLASAADRVISFFDGRIADDAELDGGPAPRRSGISGVLELKD
- a CDS encoding ABC transporter permease; this translates as MRATLRWAHSDLRTHRGEAVFLVLATAGVVASLLLATALFGYATNPWQRVFAQARGAHVWLHTDESADLRALARLDGVESVAGPYRTASATVAARGSRASVELRAGSAEVPSVGRPLLVSGRWLDPAVPDGVVLESRLAGALLAGPGDTLTLPGTARRLTVVGVADSAEPHYRPGERPGLVWALPSAVPSPDAQVVGLRLTDPGDTGYAVQRAVTVLGAGAIGEVSTWQQARAEAQGGNRLLGQVLGLFGLGALIAAGLAVHGAIGTRIRGHLRDISVLKAIGFTPGQVVRIFLLQHLAYAVLGAVAAAALTEALGSRIPGRLGDAVGVWQGLPGHTAALVAVPVAAVLFIGATTGLAAWRAGRVPPVPLPLPAAPLGGRAAGAPGRGPGPRTAASAAAAPGAGRPGAVRGLLAAVRGGTSGVRLSAVARRALAGRVLGVRLPPPLVLGWHQAFARRPRSLGTVARLALPLLLIVVAMSAWTTIDRFHRSPERIGLPAALTVRADAGLGDRDARALLARDPGVAAAYPGVEVAALVPGQTATIALRGLGTRAEPYPYALAEGRAARGPDEAVAGQGLLDLLDVRVGDWVRMTVGDQPQILHIVGRSIEPENAGRVVSTSLDTLRENDPGLRPSLYQLRLRPGADPHEVAGRLTAAGLGRLDVHTVTNPADGLSALRGVVLGLIAVLALIGLVELLTAIGGAVREGERDLLALKAIGLSPRQITAITVTSTGCTALAAVLLGTALGLPLAHWLIDVQGRSSGIGAGIAQSPSAWLLALFGAAAVLGAAGLAALPAARAARRRLADTLSAVA
- the pgi gene encoding glucose-6-phosphate isomerase, yielding MNADGRTRLDRTPEWTALVKHREQLGELRLRELFAADPTRGCGYTLQVGDLYIDYSKHLVTDETLRLLRELAAATGVFGLRDAMFRGERINTTERRAVLHTALRAPRDAVIEVDGENVVPGVHAVLDRMADFAERVRSGAWTGHTGERIRNVVNIGIGGSDLGPAMAYEALRSYTDRDLTVRFVSNVDGADLHEALRDLDPAETLFVVASKTFTTIETVTNATSARNWLLRGLNAGQEAVARHFVALSTNAGKVADFGIDTANMFEFWDWVGGRYSYDSAIGLSLMIAIGPARFQEMLDGFRLVDEHFRTAPPEANAPLLLGLLGIWYNNFHDAQSHAVLPYSHYLSKFTAYLQQLDMESNGKSVDRDGQEVGWQTGPVVWGTPGTNGQHAYYQLIHQGTKLVPADFIGFAEPVAELDDELKAQHDLLMANFFAQTQALAFGKTPDEVRAEGVPEELVAHRTFKGDRPTTTILARELTPSVLGQLVALYEHKVFVQGAVWNIDSFDQWGVELGKVLAKRVEPALTEGADVPGLDPSTRALVAKYRRLRGRG